Sequence from the Candidatus Thioglobus sp. NP1 genome:
GCTGCATTATCATAAATCTCAGCATCTTTACTATTTGGTTGACATAAAGAGCGAGATGTACATTGAACTACAACAACAGTTCCTACTCCTATAAAGCGGGCGATGCCATCAATATGTCCTTTGGTAAGGTCTCCATCCGGAATACCCTCAATGAAAATAACATTTGTTACACCAAAGTGCTTCTTCAGGTCACTTTCTGCCTGTTGTTTATTGTAGTTCAAATTGCGACTTGGATCACCTAAGGTGCTCCAACTTGTAATAACTGTATCTAATCCGTTAAACTCTAAGTTGCCACGTTCATGTACTATGTTTATGTAATCAACAGGCATATCAAGTATCGCTCCAACTTTGTCCGGGACCATGTTGTCCAAACTAAAAGGAATGTCTGAGCCAAAAGCACCACCCCATGCATTAAAATCCCAATTTTGAATTCTTAACTCATTATCTTCTAAAACAAAAATAGGACCATTATCTCTCATCCAAGCATTATTGTTAGGCACTGCATGCCATTGGATATTATTATTTTGAGGGTCTGCTCCTATGTTATTTAACGCTTTACGCGCGTCTAGATAAATTTTTTCAGAATTATATAAAATGTGTAGTTTTTCATAACGAGAAATAATCGCAGATATCTTTGCAAAGGTTGGTTCATATTCTTTTTCCCAATAACCAGGCCATTGCATCCAAATTGCTTCTTGAGGTTCCCATTCAGCTGGAACACGTTTTGTTGTATTGTTAACTTCATTTGCGAAAGTATTAACCTCAATCACTGAAAGTAAAAGTACTATTGAGATAAACCAAATTTTACTTTTTTTGGTTATCAATTTTCAACCATCTCTTAAGTAGGTGGTATCTTCTTCAATGATGCCATTCTTTAGGGCCCATTCAATGAACTCCTTGGTATCGATTTTAATAGTGTCAATAATTACTTTTCCATTTTCAATGCTAACCTTCTCAACCTTCTTGCTCTTACCAAAATGCCCTTTAAGAATATTCCATTCCTGAAAATCCTCGAATTTTGTTTTTAATTTGTTAGGAATAGAGTCAACTATCATTGATAGCAAATCCATACTTAGCATCCAACAAAAAAACTCATTTCTATCCATATCATCAGGAGAAATTCCTAGCATTATCAGAAATGCTTCATGTAGGTAAATATCTGAATATAACTCTAGGCAATTTAGGTCAAAGGAAGCATCCCGAATTAGATAATGTCTTTTTTTAAATGCGGTTTTGTCATGATTCACTATATGCCAAGTCCAGAATTTTTGTTTGTCTTCTGGAAAACTTCGTCTGCAAGAAGCACCATCAATCTCTTTAGTGAATTCAGTCCATTTTTCTGAGCTTTTGTCAGGAAGTAGGTCTTTTTTAATCCAGTTGGCTTGATCTGATTCTTCTATCTTGAAATTATTTTTTAATGTTAGTTTTCCTTTGACTTCTTTCCATCTATGTTTTACATAAACATCTCGCCATTGGTCGAATTCCCAATCATTTTTTCCATTTTTAAAGCCGATGCTGAATAAATCGTCACAAAGGGGTATGGTTTTAATAATTTCAGATGTAAATCTTTTTTCAATTGCACTAATTAAAAGGAATTGAGTTTCAAAGTCATAAACTGTCTTTCGTTTTAGGTCTTCTCTTTTGGCATGAGGGATAAAGTAACTCATTTCATCTCACTCTATAAATATTCAGCAGTCTATTATAATGTTTTATTATTTAATCTTTTAAACGAAACGGCGGATACTCATCAGTTGTTAATAGAAGAGCATAGGCGCTAACTCTAAGTGTCCATCTCAAAAAACCCTCAACAAAGTTAAAGATTTCTTGTGGATATATACCTGTCAATAGGATAGCTAGTAATGCAAAAATTGTTGAAAATATAACTCCGATAAAAAGAAAGACAAGGACTATGATATGAGGGATAACAAGAATCCATTTAACAAGTGGCATCCATCTTTTTAAATCATTTTTAACTTCCGGATATGGCACTGTAATCTGAACTGATTGAGCTTGATCTGTAGAAGGGTATTCATCTTGCATGAGAAAAAAATAAGCTGCGATTCTATAGGCAAATTTAGTGATACCAATATTCCATTCAAACCAAAACTTTGGGTACTTTTCTTGAAAGAGTAACATCATTGCAATAGCAAATGATAAAGCCTCGGCATAAGTTGAAATTAAGCCCAAAATAAAAACAATTGGGATAACAAGAATGAACCTAAATAAAGCAGTTAATCGATTCGATGATCCCAAGTAATCAATCTTTAATTTAACTGGATAGTCTGTCATGCTTATTCCCTATGTTTTAATATTACTTTATTTAAAAAACTCTATATAGATGATATAACTTAAAAGTGTTAGCCATATAACCCCCACATTATCAGTATTTCTTTTAGAGCTTTGCTCAATTTTATTTAAGTTGTCATTGATACTATCAATATGATCAATTAACTTATGATTTTCATGAGTCATTTGTATCTCTCTTAAAGGTTTCATTAAAAATAGCCTCGACTCTTCTATTAAATTCATCTTGTGTGTAGAGCCCAATAAGTAATCCCTGCACATATTCCTTAAATCTTTGAGTTTTTTCCTGGTGCTTTATGAGTTCGACTTGAGTATCTTTTATTTTTGGCTCTAGTTCAGATATTTCCATTACTTCCTCCTAATAAATATTTATTTATTTACAAAAAAAACTTCCTGTATCTCCATATCAAATGCCAGGGCAATCTTAAATGCAAGATCTAATGATGGAGTGTATTTGTATTTTTCAATGGCAACGACGGTCTGTCTTGAGATGCCTACAAGTTCTGCTAATTGCTGTTGTGTCATCTCATCATTATTAAATCTGAGTTTCCTGACAGTATTTTCAATATTAATCTTTTTCTTAATCATTACTACTTGTAGAGGTAAACCTTTAAAAAAAGACTAACAATGCTTGCTGTAAATCCCGAAAAAGTAATAGCAATTAGGCCTGCATTAATAGTGAGATTAAACCAGCCTAATAAAACAAGAGTTATTACAAGAGTAATACCAAATATTGCGCTACTAACTTGCAAGGCGTAGAGTTCAAAAATTTTATCCCTTTCATCATCAATATCTTTCTCAAGTTTGCCAGTAACCATTGAAAAGAGCATGTTCATAACTACATTAAGGGCAATAATTAAAATAATGCTGATTCCAATGCCCTGAGCAAGCACTTTAGACACAGAATCTATAGTCATTATTGCACTTTCAGTTAAGTGGAGCAACATCCAAATCATCGCGATTAATGCTCCTATTATTTCTCCCAAGGTATTTCTAATTTTAATATTCATTATGTATGTTATAAGTTACTTAATGTATATTATAACAGATATAAAGTAAGATATAAATTACGTAATGTAAAAAATAATATACATTAATTTCAAACCTGTGTACGGGAATAGTTTTTTTTGAGAATTAATAATATTGTATGGGTCTTTTTGAGATATTTACTTTCAAATAATTAACGGATATAATGCTTTTTTAAAATAATCTTGTCTGCGGAGAAACTTAGAATGAGTAATAGATTTCATTTAGCAGTAGAGGCTGGAGATTTATCAATCACTGTTCCTTGGTATCAAGAGGTACTTGGCTGTAAATTAGATATGGCTGAGGATGGCCTATGGCAGGATATTGATTTTTGGGGTAATGAATTAACGCTCCATAGCTCAAAACCTAGGCTATCATCAGATAGGATTCGACATGATGTTGACATGGGGAATGTAGTAGTTCCTCACTTTGGGGTGCATTTAGAGATGGACCAATATAAGCAAGTTCGACAAAATGTTCTTGATCACAATGGATTTCTAGACGATCCATATATTCGATTTGAAGGTACAGATTATCAGCAGGAAACTTTCTTTGTTGAAGATCCAAATCTTAATGTTCTAGAAATTAAACATATGGTGAATCCAAGAGACTAATATCCACATAAGAACTTCACTTGAAGCAAAAAACTTCTAAATTAATTGTATTATCTAGTTGATAATACGTGAACTAAATTTATTTAAAAAAAGAATTGTATGAAAATTAAAATTGGGAAAATAGCGCTTTTTCTAGCAACATTAGCGGTCATTTGGCTTTTGCTTGGTATGGTTAATATTGTCCCATTCTTAATAGAGTTGCCCCAGGAAACTAGTATAAGAGCGCATGCCTCATTGGCAGTCATTTTCTTATTAATAGGTTCTTGGGCTTTTTGGAATGAAGATTAATTTTTAAAAGAGGGTGTAATTATGATTAAAACGTCAGATATTTGTATTTTAATTTCTGTTGCAGTTGCATTTGTAACAACTGCTTTTCTTTGGTTTCAAGGTGTTGATACTAAGCAAGAAGCATTGTTTACTTCAACTTGGATTCCATCAATTTTAACGTTTGCTATTTATTTTAAAATAATAGCAAGGAAGGACTAAATATGGAAGATTCATTATTATTCTTTACCGGTTTATTTTGTTTTGTGCTTGCAATAATTGGAGCTGTATTGACGGTGAAAGAATTTAAAAATATTGAAGCTGAAGATAAATAATAGCTTATAGTTTCGTAGTTATTTAAAAAGCATTAGTAACGTATCTTGTTTGAATGGTGAAGTAACTCAGTTAATTCTGATGTTATTTCCATCTGGGTTTACGGCTTTAATTATTTGTTCTATATATTTATTTTCATAAGCCCATTTTAGGAATTTTTGAGAAGACAGCCTGTCGTTAAATTGTGATGGCTGTCCTCTAGTTCCTATTCTCTCGATCAACGTGTATTCTTTTCTTGATTTAAGATACCACTCTATGTGCCCATAACCATCATTGCTATATAAGTTACTACTTATTTCAAAAGCAAATCCATTGTAATTTTTGTAATTAACTTTGTTAGTTTTGAATAGCTTTTCTTCAAGGCTAAAGTTTTCAAAACCTTTTGTGCCTACAACTGAGGGACTTAGGCCAAGAGTGACAAGGAGAGCATCCTCTAGTCGAGTAAAATTTGTTTGAGTGACTCTACCCATGTTAAAAGTTTCCAATGCTAGTTTATCAATTCTAAGACGCCATTTTTGATGGTACCTACTCCAAGCTTTCCAGATGTCTAAGTAGGAGATATCAAGCTCATAGGAGGCAAAATATTGTTCGTCTGCATTATCATTTTCTTTATTTGATTTGAGCTTTCCAAGACCATTTTCAAATGTTATGCCTTGGGGATCATAACAGCAATTGTGAGCAGAGATTTCCACCCATCCATGACTAATATAAATCTCTCTCCATTCTTCATAAGTAATATTATTATCTTTAATTTTCCCAAAAGCCCTGCTATCTAATTTTTTCTTCCAATCATTTAAAGACTGCTCAACTATATCTAGCTCTTTTTTAAGCTCACTAATTGTTCTCTGAGTTAGCTTTTCAGAGATTGTGAAACGCATGTCTTCATTGAATCTTGAGAGTGCTGTATTTATCATCTTTCTGTTGAAATTTCTTATTAAGATATTTTTTAAAAAAAAATAGAGTTAAAAAAAGCCCTCATAAAGAGGGCTTTTTATTATTCTATTATCTAAAATTAAGCAGATTCTTTTACTGCTACGTTCCAAATAATTAAACCAAATAAGATTTTGTTAACAAAATCTGCAAGGTTATAAAGAATATTTAGAGAGCCTGCATCTACACTACCCATCATATATCCGAAGATATAGCCTAGTGGATAAATAGCCCAGCCTACTAATACAATTATTCTTAGTGCATTGAATGCAGTTTTTACACCTTCATTCGCTTCAGCTGCTTTACTAGCTTCACCACCAAAGATTTCCCAGATGATAATTGCCCAACCTACCATACCTATGATAAATCCTAGGGAAGCAGAGATTAGCATTGCTTCACCTGCAAAACCACCGATAAGCATAACTAGTGTACCACCCAACAATCTCCAAAAAGAGTTTGTTGAAATTGTTGCACCTACCGCTTTAAGAATGATGAAGAATTCAATCATTAATAAAGGCACAGTAATTAACCAGTCAATGTATCTATAGACTACTGGAGAACTTTGAGTTGCAACCCAGTGATCTCTCATATAGTAATAGTGAATAGCAGCAACTAATGTAACTAATCCAGCAACTGTCATTGAAAGTTTCCATTCTTTATTTACGTTCATACCCTCGTAAAAGAAGAATACTGTTGAGGCAACCATAGCAACAGATACTAACCAAAATGAGACGCCAACAAAATCTCCAGCTTGTAACATACCGTCCATACTAACTCCTTGATATTTTTTTAAAAAACCATACAGCCTCAGAGGCCTGTAAGGATGAAAATATACCCTTTTTTAATACAAATTAGACATGAAACAATAATGGTTTTTTATGAACTATATATTTACCTATAATCCAATAACATCAAATATTTTTTTTATCTAAAATGTATGTATATTTTACGATATTCTGGGAGTAAATCAAATGGATTTAAAAATTATATATTTTGATATGCCTTTCTGGAGGGCTGAGGTTGCTAGGTTATCTTTATTCATGGCTAATATTGATTTTGATGATGTTAGGATTACTGGTGATGACAATAAGTTTTTAAAGGAGCATGGTAAGCTTAAAGACGGTACATCAATTCCTTTCAGACAACTTCCTGTATTAGTTATTGATGGTCAGAGTGTTGCTCAGTCTGGCGGTATTGCTCGAATCTGTGGTAAGCTCAGTGGCATGTATCCTGAGGATATGGTTGAGGCAGGAAAAGTCGATCAAATTATTGACACGGTGACCGATATGAATGTAATGTTGAATCTCTCAATGCGAGAAAATGATCCAATAATAAAAAAGCAAATGAGAGCCGATTTAACAAACACAGACTTGCCCAGATACTTTGGTTACTTAGAAGAGATTATCGATGCAAATAGTTCCCATTGGTTTGTGGGAGACACAGTGACAGTTGCTGATATTGCAGTATGGAGTTTTCTAGGTTGGATTGCCCAAGGAGTACTTGATGATATTCCACCAGAAGTTATTCAGCCTTTTGTTGGCCTTAGAAAAGTATATAACGAGCTAGGTGAGCACCCTCTTGTTGGTCAGTGGAAGAAAAAAACCTATTCACATGATGAGTCCTCCTCAGATGAATATAACTATGATATACCGGATAGAATTTAAATTTTTTTCTATTAATTAGCCAGATATTCTTGCAAGATACTTAGTAAACTGCCAAAGATTTTTTTCAATTGGATGGAGTGTGCCCTCTGGTAATATGCGAGAGCCGGTGCCTCGATTAAGACCCTGCACAAGAAGTTTATCTTCATTATTAGCGGTCTCCATATAGTTGGTCATTTGTTGCACCCACTCATCGTATTCTGCTTCGGGAATTTCTTTAAGTATTTCTGGTGGGACTGCCACACCCCATGTTGCTTTGAAGCGATTGATTCCCTCAGGCATCACAGAAATCCACCAAAGATAATCTGGCATGAGCGTAATTAAATGATTAGGAAAAATACAAAAATCAACCATTGTCCTTCTCCATGGCCCTTCTAGTTTGGTATTATTTGGATGAGCAGCGCCAGGACCACTTTCTGCTTCTTGAGGTGCATAATGATAGCAATAATGGTCATTATCTTCACCACATACATAGTCTTCAATAGCTTTTTTATGATTAGCAAATGTTTTATGGTGGGCAATGGGAACATGATAACTTTCAGTAAAGTTTTCAATTAAATTTTTCCAGTTCGCATCCCATGACATGCTCTCACGTATTAAGGTCTTATAACTAGCCATGTCATATTGGCCAACGATTTTTTTACGTAACTCTTCAAGTGAAGGAGCAACTTTTTTGCTAGGATCTTTTGCAAGCGTTATGTAAATAAACCCCTCCCAAACCTCAGTACTAAGAGTTTTCAAGCGATGACTTTCAATATCAAAATCATTTTTCATCTCCATAAAGGGCGCATGCTTTAAAGTACCATCTAGTGCATATGTCCAGGCATGGTTGGGGCAGGTAAAAGCAAATGCATTACCAGTTTGCTTTGATACAAGATAGGTAAATCGGTGGGCACAAACATTTACAAATCCCATAATCTCACTAGATTCTTGGCGAACAATTAGGATCGGCGTACCTGCTATATCATGAGTAAGATAATCTCCAGTATTGGGAATTTCATCGGTCCGACCTATACAAATCCATTCTTGATTAAAAATACGATCTTGTTCATGATTATAAAATTCGACAGAATGATTTACTGCTGCTGGAATGGGTGTTGCATCTTCAAATGATTTTTTAGCTGATTCATTAAGCATCTTTACTACGCTATCAAGCGATGCGTTAGAGTGATGATTCTGATAGATTTTAGTTTCCATATAAAAAAATGTGACTAAAAAAAACCCTATTTAATAGGGTTTTTTTTAAATAAAAACCGTCTTTTAACTATCCCAAACTGCAAAAGATTTGCCTTGATTATTAAATTCATAGCCAATAAAAGGCTCATCACTGATTATCTCGCCATCATGGCCTGGAGAAATAGAGTAGGCATCTCCGGCACTTACAATCATCTCTGTGCCGTCATCATGAGTGACACGCATAGTGCCTTGGATACATGTGCCTAGATGACCTGCTTGACAGCTCTCACCACCAACATGGGGCTTGATGCATTCAGACCACATCCATCCCGGTTGCAGGGTAATTCTGTTGGCTTTTACTGAGCCAAACTCTAGGGTTGCTACGCTAGTTTTATCAGGTGTTACTGAATCATCTGGATTATCAAAAGATTTTTTTACTAAATTAGCCATTATACTTCTCCTAAATGTTATAAAAAAATTTACTTATTTAGCCTTCACAGGTATTCTATATCAATTAATTAAATTCTACAAATATTAAAAACTATGAAAAATTTATTGTTCTTTTTTCTTTTTTCTATAACTATTATTACTTCAGTAGGGGCTAATAGTGCTGATGAGTGGCAAAATGTTGATTTCAATATTGATTCGTTAAATCAATTAAATCAGTGTAATAGCTGTAATTTAAGAGACTCAGATTTTAACGGCTTAAACTTCATTGGAGCTAGTCTCAGTGGAGCAAACTTTATAGAAGCAAACCTTAGTGGCACAAATTTCTTTGGATCAAACTTTGAAGGTTCAAGTTTATATGGCTCTAATCTGGAAGGTGCTAACTTAGAGAACACATCATTTTTTGCAGCAAATTTATTTGGTGTAAAGCTTAAAGAGGCGTGGATGATTGGGGCTGATTTGAGACAGGCAGACTTGGCAAAAGCTGACCTTACTAAAGCTAATCTTACTGACGCCAATCTTACAGGTGCAAACCTTATGGGCGCTATTCTCAATGGTGCAATTTTTTGCAATACTAAGACTCCATGGGGCATAGACAATTCTTCATGCGATTTAGATAAGTAGAATTTAGAGTTACTTTCTGACGTTTTAATTAAGTGTTCTAGAGTCTTCTAGATAAGGCATCTTTTCCTGCACTAATGAAATTTGTTTGGTATCTATTTCCCCAATAATAGTCTTTTCTCCTTTCTTGGCATTAATAATATCTAATCCATCAGGGCCAATAACCTTACTCTCACCCATAAAATTAATACCATTGAGATCTCCTGTAGAGTTGGCATACGCCACAAAAATACCATTCTCAAATGCTCTACTGCGGCATATGTATTTTGCAGCAGCTGGCCAATGAGAAGACTGTCCAGTTGGAGCAAGAATTAATTGCACGCCAGCCAAAGATAATTTCCTTATTAGTTCTGGAAACTCCAATTCGTAGCATATAACAATTGCCGTTTTGATGCCATTGATCCAGACGATAGAGTCCCCATCACCAGGTGTAAATATTTTGGATTCGCTGGCAGTTGGTGGCAACATTTTTTTTCTATGATTGGCTAGTGACTTCCCATTTTTATCAAAAAGCTGGGCAGCATTAAAGAGCTTGTTGCTATTTTTTTCAGGATAACCATAGAGGATTGCAGTTGCGTATGTTTTTGCAAGCAGACTAATTTTTTTTGCATAATCACCCTTACTTGACTCACAAAATTCCTTAATTTTATCTTCACTACCGTATCCTGAAAGAAAGAGCTCAGGGCATATCATTAAATCTAAGGCTCTATTTTTCTTTAAATGAGCATCAAGCCTTTTGATTCTTGCATGAGGGGTTTCATTACGCATTTTGTATTGAAATATACCAATATTTAGTTTCATTTTTTTTGACCAGAGTTACGAATTTTTTTTATCCATTTATAAGGCCGTATAGCAAACCAATATAGCCAAACTGGAATTCCTACTATATAGAATATATGCCAATAAACATTATAAAAATCAAACCAACTAATTATTATTTGATCATTGAGCTTTGAGTATGTAGTTGCAATAAAAAAAGCAAAAAGCATCCAAAGGACACTGCAATAAAGAGCAACCCTAGTTTTTAAAGAGAAATTTATCATTTGAAAATAAACTTTGCAGCCATTAATATAACTATAATTTAATTTGTAAATTTATAGGGACTTTTTGATGATAAAAACATTGCAAATAAGTGAAAAGGAGGCTTGGGATTTAGCCTTTAATGCTTTAATAAATAACCAAACTTCAGATGTAAATGCAAAAGAAGTTGCTGATGCTCTAATCAATGCTGAGTTTGATGGTCAAGCTGGGCACGGCTTATCACGAATTCCTTCTTACGTTGAGCAAGTCATTGCTGGTAAGGTTGCTGGCAGTGTATCTCCTTCAATCTTAAGTTCAAAGGGGAGTGTGATTCGTGTTGATGCAAATCATGGTTTTGCTTTCCCTGCAATTTCATTAGCCCTTAGTGAGATAACAAAAACTTGTAAAAGTTTTGGCATTGCAGCTGCCAGTATTTCTCGTTCTCATCATTTTGGTCAGGCGGGAAGGCACGTTGAAAGACTTGCAGAAGAAGGCCTAATTGGCTTGATGTTTGGTAATACGCCTAAAGCTATCCCACCTTGGGGAGGCACTCAAGCCTTATTTGGCACCAATCCAATTGCATTTGCATCGCCCAGAGATTCAGCAGTACCCTTAGTAATCGATATGAGCCTTAGCAAAGTGGCTCGTGGGAAAGTGATGGTGGCTAATCAACTTAATGAAAAAATCCCAGAGGACTGGGCAATAGATAAAGATGGTAAGCCGACAACGGATGCTAAAAAAGCTCTTGAAGGAGCAATGCTTCCAATTGGAGATGCTAAAGGGAGTGCTCTAGCACTGATGGTGGAGGTTCTTTCAGCAGGACTGACTGGTTCAAACTTTGGCTTTGAGGCAAGTTCTTTTCTTAACGCTGAGGGCGATGCCCCAGGTGTTGGTCAGCTAATTATTGCCATTGATCCTAGTTTTTTCTCTGGAGAAAGCTTTGGTGAGAGGACTGAAACTTTGGTCGGTGCAATTCTTGAGCAACCTGGTACAAGACTTCCAGGTGATAAGCGAATTGAAAAAAGGAAGGTCCGTGAGAAGTCAGAAATGATAACTATCTCCAAAGACTTATATGAAAAAATAGAATTATTAACTTAGAATTTTCAACAAATTATGGAAAAAAATAGTCCATTTTGAGATATATACATATAGTAAGTACCCCTATATAATACATCCTGTTTTAAATTATTTATTTATCGGGGATATATGATATGAAAATATCAAGTTCAAGTATAACAAAGACTTCGCTTAGTGCAGTTTTGACAATGTTGCTTGGTTTTTCTTTGAGCGTAAGTGCTGATGATTCTGAGCAAATTAAATCATCGCTGATGAGCAGAATGACTAGTTCTGCCAGTTCTTTTGTGTCAACTGGAATAGGTGCTCTTCTCAGTCCAACCTTTGATACGGTTGAGGTGAGTACAAACCTAAAAGAAGGTGACTCCTCAGTTGATATTGGGGTCCTTAAGGCTTATGGTGATAACCGTAATTCTTTCTTATTTAACCAATTCAACCTTAATCGATTTGATAATAGAACAACTGTTAATGTTGGTCTTGGTTACAGAAGACTTAATCAAGATGAGACATGGATGACAGGTGTTAATGCATTTTATGACCATGAATTTCCAAATGATCACAAACGTAACGGTATTGGCTTTGAGCTTATTAGCTCAGTCTTTGAGACAAGAGTGAACTCATATAACGGAACAACAGGTTACATCAAAGATAAGAGTGGCACGGACTCTAAAGCGCTTGATGGAAGGGACATGGGCTTTAAGGTAGCCCTTCCTTACCTACCTGGAATGATGTTTGGAATGAATGCAGTCCAGTGGAAAGGAGTTGATGGTATGAAAGATCAAAAAGACAGGAAGTACACCTTAGGCGGTCACCTCTCAGATAATCTTTCACTGAACTACATCCGCACTGATTATAAGGATGCTGCTAAGAAGGATACTGATACTATCTCTCTTAACTATACTTGGGCCTTTGGCCAAGAAAAACACGTAAGGCCAACACTATTTACTTTATCTGATAAGGCTTACGAGTTTAAGAAGCTCGGTGCTGAAAGGTATGATCTTGTTCAGCGTGAAAATCGAATTATTAAGAAAAAAACTGGTGTATTAACGGTGGCAGGATACTAATATGAAAACATTTAATTTAAATAAAATAATACTATTAATTAGCTTATTTTTAATATCAGCTGTTTTCTCAACAGCAGCTGAAGCAAGCTGTAGGTATACAGATGCTGGATTGCTCGACGTTGTATCAGGTAATACTGATGCGCCAGTTTATGAAACTTCTCGAAGTGCGCGAGGTGACCAGTGTTCAGATACGCCAGATGAATACGAGATAACGTTTTATAAGTTAGGACTTTGTACTGCTTCAACTGCTGCAAATGATTTGAGTTCATGTCAGTATATTGTTGATAATGCCGCTGGTGTAAAACATGTTATTGTTGCAGGAACTTCTGGTGCAATGGCCATTCCTGAGTTTGCAATTGACCCTGGGACATATCCATACATGGTTGTAGTTTTAAGTAATAAGCTTGGTATCAAGCACTCGTTTACAGCTAGCAATAGTGTTACTGGTGTAAGTTCTAGTGCTGGAACGACCTGTTGGACCTCTGTTGCAGGCCCTAGCTCCTATACAAACGAACAATTTACTTCGCCTCATGGTGCTACCACTGCTGATGGTGCGCAATTAATATCATGTGGAGCTCTGGCTGATTCAGCACCTGCTTTCTCTTATGAGGTTATCAATAAGTTAACAGGAGAAGAGTGCTCTGATAGTTGGGTGGCTAATGGAGATTATGCTAGTTTTGGAACTG
This genomic interval carries:
- a CDS encoding cupin domain-containing protein codes for the protein MANLVKKSFDNPDDSVTPDKTSVATLEFGSVKANRITLQPGWMWSECIKPHVGGESCQAGHLGTCIQGTMRVTHDDGTEMIVSAGDAYSISPGHDGEIISDEPFIGYEFNNQGKSFAVWDS
- a CDS encoding pentapeptide repeat-containing protein: MKNLLFFFLFSITIITSVGANSADEWQNVDFNIDSLNQLNQCNSCNLRDSDFNGLNFIGASLSGANFIEANLSGTNFFGSNFEGSSLYGSNLEGANLENTSFFAANLFGVKLKEAWMIGADLRQADLAKADLTKANLTDANLTGANLMGAILNGAIFCNTKTPWGIDNSSCDLDK
- a CDS encoding SRPBCC family protein; protein product: METKIYQNHHSNASLDSVVKMLNESAKKSFEDATPIPAAVNHSVEFYNHEQDRIFNQEWICIGRTDEIPNTGDYLTHDIAGTPILIVRQESSEIMGFVNVCAHRFTYLVSKQTGNAFAFTCPNHAWTYALDGTLKHAPFMEMKNDFDIESHRLKTLSTEVWEGFIYITLAKDPSKKVAPSLEELRKKIVGQYDMASYKTLIRESMSWDANWKNLIENFTESYHVPIAHHKTFANHKKAIEDYVCGEDNDHYCYHYAPQEAESGPGAAHPNNTKLEGPWRRTMVDFCIFPNHLITLMPDYLWWISVMPEGINRFKATWGVAVPPEILKEIPEAEYDEWVQQMTNYMETANNEDKLLVQGLNRGTGSRILPEGTLHPIEKNLWQFTKYLARISG
- a CDS encoding bacteriorhodopsin-like; this encodes MDGMLQAGDFVGVSFWLVSVAMVASTVFFFYEGMNVNKEWKLSMTVAGLVTLVAAIHYYYMRDHWVATQSSPVVYRYIDWLITVPLLMIEFFIILKAVGATISTNSFWRLLGGTLVMLIGGFAGEAMLISASLGFIIGMVGWAIIIWEIFGGEASKAAEANEGVKTAFNALRIIVLVGWAIYPLGYIFGYMMGSVDAGSLNILYNLADFVNKILFGLIIWNVAVKESA
- a CDS encoding carbon-nitrogen hydrolase family protein, with the translated sequence MRNETPHARIKRLDAHLKKNRALDLMICPELFLSGYGSEDKIKEFCESSKGDYAKKISLLAKTYATAILYGYPEKNSNKLFNAAQLFDKNGKSLANHRKKMLPPTASESKIFTPGDGDSIVWINGIKTAIVICYELEFPELIRKLSLAGVQLILAPTGQSSHWPAAAKYICRSRAFENGIFVAYANSTGDLNGINFMGESKVIGPDGLDIINAKKGEKTIIGEIDTKQISLVQEKMPYLEDSRTLN
- a CDS encoding glutathione S-transferase family protein, giving the protein MDLKIIYFDMPFWRAEVARLSLFMANIDFDDVRITGDDNKFLKEHGKLKDGTSIPFRQLPVLVIDGQSVAQSGGIARICGKLSGMYPEDMVEAGKVDQIIDTVTDMNVMLNLSMRENDPIIKKQMRADLTNTDLPRYFGYLEEIIDANSSHWFVGDTVTVADIAVWSFLGWIAQGVLDDIPPEVIQPFVGLRKVYNELGEHPLVGQWKKKTYSHDESSSDEYNYDIPDRI
- a CDS encoding helix-turn-helix transcriptional regulator, producing the protein MIKKKINIENTVRKLRFNNDEMTQQQLAELVGISRQTVVAIEKYKYTPSLDLAFKIALAFDMEIQEVFFVNK
- a CDS encoding DUF4389 domain-containing protein, whose product is MTDYPVKLKIDYLGSSNRLTALFRFILVIPIVFILGLISTYAEALSFAIAMMLLFQEKYPKFWFEWNIGITKFAYRIAAYFFLMQDEYPSTDQAQSVQITVPYPEVKNDLKRWMPLVKWILVIPHIIVLVFLFIGVIFSTIFALLAILLTGIYPQEIFNFVEGFLRWTLRVSAYALLLTTDEYPPFRLKD
- a CDS encoding glyoxalase, with the protein product MSNRFHLAVEAGDLSITVPWYQEVLGCKLDMAEDGLWQDIDFWGNELTLHSSKPRLSSDRIRHDVDMGNVVVPHFGVHLEMDQYKQVRQNVLDHNGFLDDPYIRFEGTDYQQETFFVEDPNLNVLEIKHMVNPRD
- a CDS encoding agmatine/peptidylarginine deiminase — encoded protein: MIEVNTFANEVNNTTKRVPAEWEPQEAIWMQWPGYWEKEYEPTFAKISAIISRYEKLHILYNSEKIYLDARKALNNIGADPQNNNIQWHAVPNNNAWMRDNGPIFVLEDNELRIQNWDFNAWGGAFGSDIPFSLDNMVPDKVGAILDMPVDYINIVHERGNLEFNGLDTVITSWSTLGDPSRNLNYNKQQAESDLKKHFGVTNVIFIEGIPDGDLTKGHIDGIARFIGVGTVVVVQCTSRSLCQPNSKDAEIYDNAAKVIKKAGLNVIREPIEGFVKYNNQKFDTNYMNWLVGNGFVIVPGFGNTETDISAKSRIENYFPNRDVYLIEMLSSWAAGGGVHCHTNDQPANPIKNSL